A single genomic interval of Anopheles darlingi chromosome X, idAnoDarlMG_H_01, whole genome shotgun sequence harbors:
- the LOC125952111 gene encoding uncharacterized protein LOC125952111 isoform X2 codes for MAAARHDNKKRKFIESYNQIQHHAKPASLAAPMILPDSRKTANVLPSNPSPSVVRKLAAVLPRMQQTDQYLTTQMCSVDSKATSSSPVPVSGIVRKVVMADTGSILGARVDSLAKPKQSGTGGLNTIVSFAGSAPVCIPTTGGVETDTLPKGVLGVSRLASADVRTIAFAKSATNGDAKVSPSALNTISGSVNDTCKTETQYNVAPGWRRVLRNQVIVYISPSEKMLYNLKQVREYLLSTGTCKCGLPCPFHPDVFFQFDCQIPNLMLETSKNGKTLCSHSLASSAVRSEGIHTAADTSSGGLNRKNSYPGAGVQNEISCANRTVRSAVLKKISHWRKSVSSATVSSNPVAVVNTVATPVTQPTKLPVATKLSGTLSTTFVFNTQAKYQAAQTKPLSISIGENQIQTIPCSAKGEKKSPEEKKVSFKDDPTGYLNQQTAMLHSSISILHSPDRRSPSIAADGQNTAAHVSSDQPPIASEATQSKTQLCHSKTVNRIVPMVQMAVQTELPTTPVKSGASSGLISGQIDNDVQGIRLAPVVVNNRSSLSAVVDGVRRKCNQNNNISTTITANDHAKSTIFVRSDVRSAVSDPCSLAKQAKLNSARISESLSNRPFVKFVNTSLASCPQILPNTTMTTKIPTSYPSNIQPVAAGSITSTGNHIVVLDQHSAVNADSNHFQITGYPVRQSQDQCYISTAKPQPQIASYDLNRNHVVTSDATVTPVMLNGTNIIVNNAGPSAQMLSTVNGVLSSETTNSIATSRQPDAGVKASLMTNVASGVNELSFALASPGPACPPPAASMVLNPANSVNVAADTSNNGSSCFTSSPIFTSNDSSALSCFTSLLCKPAGSQPGIQNNASVTEDSAQDSSIRSNKVQTIKRAKANPTILSTYSSSSNILLSSPSVELQQQAHHPQPAAMQLQGSFVQVNPYASLQNIQLTPSLAGITVVPASKTNTLGALGSSTQIVMAAASNQQLHHHSQAQQPSYNLLGHSQTILLPTTGMIVASDATNSTATLLQVQNMSQCTGGTTPVLTAPAGIVLRTQNMPTTHAKPTASFLPAITHQPFTLITGSSANNNSRHVSPGNVLQPPVFTTSFNGGIRSGDSGNGGAYIGSAGSSLNVGAKSIAQIPQHVPLQIQPPITLSSNVRKMDINATVDTVVDAATPFAEPVLLHCDTTTRCHPVNSDHFNKFTSSSAEVKVADNTTSIYFIKESDCAANINTSTSMNKCTPSTESDESIASLRDKQKSKRVGIENYTMSLTIKEKCAVLDDNDNETNQNSLSFGGESRLTYPLLLEGVSSLKEEPRAHHDALDRRPKQQPNEAMSPGPGSSSQLDMIPHRPSDTAGVCIETESPATCRFGVGDLVWGAVRGYPAWPGKVWPGPSAAGQKDKERLSLSALPRQQPLSTDYVWVRWFGIRRISAEKVAVATLKSLSEGLEAHHRAQKDARKSRKLNPQLEHAIQQAMSELDRASTTSTDTRDAVDVDGERMASLTIDGKRFSTSRKQHTQRRPGRPGRPGRPGRPGRPGRPGRHHPKGRVANERKLRR; via the exons ATGGCAGCGGCTCGACATGACAACAAGAAAAGGAAGTTTATCGAAAGCTACAACCAGATACAACACCACGCAAAACCCGCCTCTCTAGCCGCACCAATGATTTTGCCGGACAGTAGAAAAACAGCGAATGTTTTGCCATCCAATCCCAGTCCAAGCGTGGTACGTAAGTTAGCAGCGGTGCTACCACGAATGCAGCAGACGGACCAATACCTGACGACGCAGATGTGTTCGGTCGACTCTAAAgcaacatcgtcatcgcccgTGCCTGTTTCTGGCATCGTGCGGAAGGTCGTGATGGCGGATACAGGCAGTATACTCGGGGCACGTGTCGATTCACttgccaaaccaaagcaatcGGGCACCGGTGGCTTAAATACGATTGTCAGCTTTGCTGGAAGTGCACCGGTTTGCATTCCAACCACTGGTGGTGTGGAAACCGACACGCTACCGAAAGGGGTGTTGGGAGTATCCAGGCTGGCCAGTGCCGATGTACGGACGATAGCGTTTGCGAAAAGTGCCACCAATGGCGATGCGAAAGTCTCGCCTTCAGCATTGAATACGATTTCTGGCAGTGTGAACGATACTTGCAAAACGGAGACACAGTACAACGTTGCCCCCGGTTGGCGGCGAGTGCTGCGCAATCAAGTAATAGTTTATATAAG TCCTTCGGAGAAAATGCTGTATAACTTGAAGCAAGTGAGAGAATATCTTCTTTCTACTGGGACCTGCAAGTGCGGTCTACCGTGTCCGTTTCATCCAGATGTGTTTTTTCAATTTGACTGTCAG ATCCCTAACTTAATgttagaaacatcgaaaaatgggaaaacactCTGTTCACATTCACTTGCTTCATCGGCAGTTCGCTCCGAAGGAATCCATACAG cagcagatacatCATCCGGTGGCCTAAATCGTAAGAACTCTTATCCGGGCGCAGGAGTCCAGAACGAAATTAGCTGTGCAAATCGAACAGTCCGCTCtgctgttttgaaaaaaatatcacaTTGGCGTAAAAGTGTGTCTTCGGCAACGGTATCATCCAACCCAGTTGCTGTGGTAAACACCGTAGCAACACCAGTTACACAGCCCACGAAGCTTCCGGTGGCAACCAAATTATCTGGCACCCTTTCGACCACCTTCGTGTTCAATACACAAGCTAAATATCAGGCtgcacaaaccaaaccactgAGTATATCCATCggtgaaaatcaaattcaaactaTTCCTTGCTCGgcgaagggagagaaaaaatctCCCGAAGAGAAGAAAGTTTCATTCAAGGATGATCCAACTGGCTACCTGAACCAGCAAACTGCCATGTTGCACAGTTCAATATCAATTCTCCACTCGCCGGACCGCCGGTCACCGTCAATTGCTGCCGATGGTCAAAATACGGCAGCGCATGTTTCCAGCGATCAACCGCCAATCGCCAGCGAAGCTACCCAAAGTAAAACGCAGCTTTGTCACAGTAAAACGGTGAATCGTATCGTGCCAATGGTGCAGATGGCGGTACAAACGGAACTCCCCACGACGCCGGTTAAAAGCGGGGCATCGTCTGGGTTGATTTCAGGGCAAATCGACAATGACGTCCAAGGAATTCGTCTAGCACCTGTTGTGGTCAACAACCGCTCTAGTTTGTCAGCCGTTGTTGATGGAGTTAGgcgaaaatgcaatcaaaacaATAATATTAGCACTACAATAACGGCAAATGACCATGCAAAGTCGACCATCTTCGTCCGTAGCGATGTGCGCTCCGCAGTGTCCGATCCGTGTTCCTTAGCAAAGCAAGCCAAATTAAATTCCGCGCGGATCAGTGAGTCTCTAAGCAATAGGCCGTTTGTTAAGTTTGTGAACACGTCATTGGCGTCCTGTCCACAAATCTTGCCTAACACAACTATGACAACCAAAATTCCAACGTCGTATCCATCCAACATACAGCCTGTAGCGGCAGGTTCGATAACTTCCACCGGAAACCACATTGTTGTCCTCGATCAGCACTCGGCAGTCAATGCTGATTCGAACCATTTCCAAATCACTGGATATCCTGTACGCCAATCCCAAGATCAGTGTTACATTAGCACAGCGAAGCCGCAACCGCAAATTGCCAGCTACGATTTGAATCGCAATCATGTTGTAACCAGCGATGCAACGGTAACGCCAGTGATGTTAAATGGTACTAACATAATCGTGAACAACGCTGGACCCTCTGCGCAAATGCTATCGACCGTTAACGGTGTACTGTCGAGCGAAACAACCAATTCGATTGCAACCAGTCGGCAGCCGGATGCTGGTGTTAAAGCGTCTCTTATGACTAATGTCGCCAGTGGTGTAAACGAGCTTAGCTTTGCATTGGCGTCACCTGGACCGGCTTGTCCGCCACCGGCAGCTTCGATGGTTTTGAATCCGGCCAATAGCGTCAACGTTGCCGCGGATACATCAAACAACGGTTCATCGTGCTTTACCAGTAGTCCTATTTTTACCTCAAACGATAGTTCAGCACTATCGTGTTTCACCTCACTGCTTTGCAAACCTGCTGGTAGCCAGCCTGGAATACAGAACAATGCAAGCGTGACGGAGGACAGTGCACAAGactcttcgattcgatcgaataAGGTGCAAACTATAAAAAGAGCAAAGGCCAATCCAACAATTTTATCCACCTATTCGAGCAGTAGTAACATTCTGCTATCGAGTCCCTCGGTCGAACTACAGCAACAGGCACATCATCCGCAACCCGCAGCAATGCAGTTACAAGGGTCGTTTGTGCAGGTCAACCCTTATGCCAGCTTGCAGAATATTCAGCTCACTCCAAGCCTGGCCGGCATTACGGTTGTGCCAGCTTCCAAAACCAACACATTGGGTGCCCTCGGCTCTTCCACACAGATAGTGATGGCGGCGGCTAGCAATCAGCAACTGCACCACCATAGCCAAGCGCAACAACCTTCGTACAATTTGTTAGGACATAGCCAAACTATCCTGCTACCGACCACTGGTATGATAGTCGCGTCCGATGCAACTAACTCTACCGCGACGCTGCTGCAGGTTCAAAATATGTCGCAATGCACGGGTGGCACCACACCCGTGTTAACAGCGCCTGCCGGAATAGTACTGAGAACGCAAAATATGCCCACGACACATGCCAAACCAACCGCTAGCTTTCTGCCAGCTATAACGCACCAGCCCTTTACGCTGATCACTGGTAGTAgtgcgaacaacaacagcagacatGTTTCGCCCGGTAATGTGCTGCAACCTCCGGTTTTTACTACAAGTTTTAATGGCGGTATCAGAAGTGGCGATAGTGGGAATGGTGGTGCTTATATTGGAAGTGCAGGTAGCTCTTTGAACGTCGGTGCCAAATCGATTGCCCAAATACCACAACATGTTCCACTCCAGATTCAACCTCCAATAACACTGTCCAGCAATGTGCGTAAAATGGACATAAATGCCACGGTGGACACAGTGGTCGATGCGGCTACACCCTTTGCAGAGCCTGTTCTGTTGCACTGCGACACTACAACACGCTGCCACCCCGTTAATTCAGATCATTTTAACAAATTTACTAGTTCCTCTGCCGAAGTAAAGGTTGCTGATAACACTACTAGTATTTACTTCATCAAAGAGAGTGATTGTGCAGCTAACATCAATACTAGTACG TCTATGAACAAATGTACTCCTAGCACTGAATCGGACGAATCAATAGCATCTTTACGCGATAAGCAAAAATCAAAGAGAGTCGGGATAGAAAACTATACCATGTCGCTCACGATAAAAGAGAAATGTGCTGTGCTGGACGACAATGATAACGAAACGAATCAGAACAGTCTATCATTTGGTGGAGAGTCCCGTTTAACATATCCGTTGCTACTTGAGGGTGTATCTTCCTTAAAAGAAGAGCCTCGTGCTCACCACGATGCTTTGGATAGAAGGCCAAAACAACAGCCAAACG AGGCTATGAGTCCAGGTCCAGGATCTTCGTCGCAGCTCGATATGATTCCGCATCGACCATCGGATACCGCCGGTGTTTGCATCGAGACAGAGTCACCTGCAACATGTCGGTTTGGCGTTGGCGATTTGGTGTGGGGAGCGGTCCGAGGATATCCCGCCTGGCCGGGCAAAGTGTGGCCGGGACCTTCCGCAGCCGGCCAGAAAGATAAGGAACGCTTGTCTTTGTCGGCCTTGCCACGGCAACAACCGTTGTCGACCGATTATGTATGGGTGCGATGGTTTGGCATTAGGCGCATTAGTGCTGAAAAAGTGGCTGTGGCCACATTGAAAAGTCTCTCCGAAGGCCTCGAAGCTCATCACAGGGCGCAGAAGGATGCGAGAAA GAGCCGTAAACTGAATCCACAACTCGAGCACGCGATTCAGCAGGCTATGTCGGAACTGGATCGTGcttcaacaacatcaaccgaCACACGCGATGCAGTCGACGTTGATGGAGAAAGGATGGCTTCCCTTACTATTGATGGTAAACGTTTCTCTACGAGCAGgaaacagcacacacagcgGCGCCCTGGTCGTCCCGGTCGTCCTGGACGCCCCGGTCGCCCTGGTCGCCCTGGTCGCCCCGGTCGTCATCATCCCAAGGGAAGAGTGGCCAACGAGCGGAAGCTTCGTCGCTAA